The Rhodamnia argentea isolate NSW1041297 chromosome 10, ASM2092103v1, whole genome shotgun sequence sequence TTGATCTTCCATTGCATGGAGATACCATCTGATAAAGTTTGGTAACATTAATTACTATTGCATAGTGCAGTACCTGATGGAGTTTAATAGCAGCCCAGGTGATCTAATGGAGCTTTCACCTCTTTTCTCTGATGACAGTCGTGTTGCCGAGGCCGCTTCAATTGCTCAGAAATTGCGTAAGTGGAATCTCAGTCATGTAGCATTATAGTGCTTGCATctttgtcaattttatttttgaaatggaATCCATGAGAAAAGTTTTCTGAGATGCCTTCTTTATTGTTTCAGTGGTAGTTCCCGCTGTTAAAATCATATGATTGGATTCCTGCATGCCTTTTTACATATATGTATTGAAACACACGTTCGTGGGTGTGcgctatgagagagagagagaatagtgGCCTCCTAAGTTTTGCTTTTTAAACTAAATATTTGTATgccagaaaagagagagagagaggagcgacCTCCTAAGCTTTGCTTTTAAACTAAATATTTGTATGCCAGTGTTGTGCTTCTTTTCTAAGGCAACTCTTTCTTTTAATTAGATCTGCCGACCTTCTAAGTTTTGCTTTTTAAACTAAATGTTCGTCTGCCAGTGTTCTCCTTCTCTTCCAAGTAATCTCCTAAGTTTTGCTTTTAAACTAAATATTCGTATGCCAGTGTTGTCCTTCTTTTCTAAGGCAACTCTTTCTTTTAATTAGATCTGCCGACCTTCTAAGTATTGCTTTTTAAACTAAATATTTGTATGCCAGTGTTCTCCTTCTTTTCTAAGGTAACTCTTTCTTTTAATTAGATCCGCCATCATCCCCTTTACCCTGTGAAGTGAGTTCCTCCAGCTCTGttcctttttgttgtttttctttaagCATGAAGCACAATCAAAATAGTAAAAAAGTAGAAGGGTGGTGTGTGCTACTATCTTGGGTAAGtgggtttataaattgaaaTGTGGTTAGTTAATGGAGAAATGAATGCCCTATCATTGTAAGGAATGAGTATGCTTGAGGCTAGTAAAAAGTCATACATTCGTTTCTCACCAGAAATGGAAGAGGGAGCAGAGGATTACTATGAAATCTACAATGAGTGCTGTTGCCTGATGATGACAACGCAGACtcaaattaaaaagaacaaatattTGCTGAATCATTGAAAAATTGCCCTTGCTTTTGTACATGGAACTTGCgagcataaaaaattatcaaacgaATAGGTTTAACAAGTTGAATAAGGTTAGAGTTGGAAAGGTTTAACCTTCAGAATAGGGATGTCCGATAAAGTTAATGTTTATGTCGTCACTTGTTAAATGATTCTTGCCTTGGATGTGCAGTGATTCAGCTTAGTGCAATTACTCAAGTACATGAAGTATCCTAGTGTTCTCTTGGATTTGGGAAATaaatttttggagaaacaaaGTCAGATGATCTGAAATTCAGTATCATGCATGAACCTTCTGACAATTTTGTTATACATCACTATCAATTATTATGTCTAGGAAGGTTTTTGTGCCAACACCATCccatgaagatgaaaatcaagCTCTATTGTCCATTTTGGCCATTGAATTCACCTGAAATACCCATCCTGTATTTTTTATCTGTTACCCTCATTTTGAACAAGTAGAATTTACGATATTATTTTCTGGTAAAGGGTCATTTGCTGAAGAAGATATTGGAAGACAAGGCATAGTTGTGTCCTCAGAAGTGGGAAATGCTACTCCTAGCAGGGGCCTGGAAGTTGCTGTTGCTAACCTCCAGGATTACTGCAATGGTAttgttatttttgtaaattGCTTGATTATTCTAAATATTTCATGGCTAGACAAATATCTTAAAGTGAGATAAATCTAATAATAACTTGTATGTTTTCTGTTAAATCTTCAGAGTTGGAGAACAGATTGCTGGCGCGATTTGATGCTGCATCACAGAGAAGAGAATTGTCGACAATGGGTGAATGTGCCAAAATTTTATCTCAGGCAAATCTCTTTCTACTATCTTCCATTGTCATTGTTCTTGAGTGTCCGCTCATGAAAACATTCTTGTGCTTCCATCGGCTGACTCACAATTGACGTATTACTCCTTGTGGGTTTGTCACGTCTCTATCCTTCAACTTGCCTTCTCATTATCGTGGGACATGTTTATCCTTTCCCTCTCTTTATTGCCTTTCCTATTGATGCTATCTCTTGGGAATTGCTTGAAGATAAACGTAACATACCTTAATTTATTATTCCTTAATAACTTGGTCAGTATTAAAgcatttgatttttaatcacaTAAACAAAACTGTCATTATATGGAAACGCTATTACTTCACACAACCATCTTGCTTCATGTCCCAAAGATCTTGGGATACAATGTGAAGATCAAGGACTTTCACATATTTGCATGTTGATAGTATTCATTCCATGGCATCCTGCAATGGGGATTTCAACTTTAAGAAGTATCTTCGGTTTTCTGGTACTGAAATCAAATCCTTGGCAGTTGCCACCATCTATATCATACATGTAAGTATGGACAATAAGCAGAAACACTTATTTAGACGCTGCTACATGATGGATAAGATTAGTTTAGCAACAATTTCACCACTCCTCTAGAATTAAGTGAGTGGTcattaacaaaagaagaaaatcggtTGCTCAGAGATGTCTCTGAGATATATGCTACCTGCTCTTTTGAAATCTTGATTTTGTTGAACCTTGTAGATTCTAATAGttcttgcattttttattaGCTCCTTGTCATCTACTGCTGCTAGATTTACTCGGATGAACCTGAGATTTTTTATACGGAATTCCAGTCTGTCAAgggcacttttcttttttgatcataaaaaaaggcacttttttttttaatcttaccTGCTTGCTTCTGTATCGCAGTTCAACAGGGGAACCAGTGCCATGCAGCATTATGTGGCGACACGACCTATGTTTATTGATGTGGAAATCATGAATGCAGATACAAGGTTGGTTCTTGGTGAGCATAATTCACAGGTGAGCCCAAGCAATGTGGCTCGTGGTCTATCATCCCTGTACAAAGAAATTACAGGTTTGAAGCAGTGGCATAAGTCCTACAACGAGGGTCCTAATTATAGTGCATATTGACATCattgttcttgttctttctttcttattgttGAGCAGATACTGTGCGTAAAGAAGCGGCCACCATAATGGCTGTGTTTCCTTCACCCAATGATGTAATGTCAATATTGGTTCAGGTGCTGCAAAACTGTGTCTCCTTTGTAACTCTGTACTTCAATTGTCTCTGACATATTGGATCCTTTTTTTACATACAATCTGTTCTTGAAGTGCTACAAAGATTTTATGTTTGCGCAGAGAGTGTTGGAGCAGCGAGTTACAGCCCTTCTAGACAAAATACTTGTGAAGCCATCTCTTGTAAATTTACCCCCAATGGAAGAAGGGGGGCTATTATTGGTGAGTAGTCACCAGGATGAATGTTATCCTTACTCTTTGTGCGTTTCTAGCAGGAACTGAGTTTTGTTTCTCATCTGCTCTGAGGCTTCAGTACCTAAGAATGTTAGCAGTGGCATATGAGAAGACACAAGAACTTGCTAGAGACTTGAGATCTGTTGGCTGCGGTGACTTGGATATTGAGGGTAATGATTTGATATTAGTATCTTCATTTCTCTGCTGCATTTTTAGAGCTTTCTTCCCAGAGGAAATTATGTATCACTTGGAGaaaaaatatatgtaaaaaCGAAAGCATGGTGGTTTTTGTTTGGACTTATCCAAGACAGGACAGCTTAGTTTCATGATGTATTTTCCTTCTAATCCCAATCATTGTCACATATATGTTCAGTTCGTTCCAGACATATTCTAATGGCTACTCTATATTGAATTCTTTAGGCCTTACGGAGTCTCTGTTTTCTTCACACAAAGATGAGTATCCTGAACATGAGCAGGCCTCTCTTGGACAACTTTATAAAACCAAGgtattcatcaatttttttattatcctaattcagattttttttttcattagcaTATTTCATACCTTTTGCTTCACAGATGGAGGAAGTACGTGCAGAAAGCCAGCAGCTTTCTGAGTCAACTGGAACAATTGGCCGATCAAAAGGAGCTTCAGTTGCATCTTCCCACCAGCAGATATCAGTTACTGTTGTAACAGAGTTTGTGCGTTGGAATGAAGAATCTATATCAAGATGCACCCTGTTTTCCTCTCAAGTAAAGCCTCTTGCTGACATCACATGCAAAACCAGGCAGTGTCTCTTATGTTAGATCTTAATTGTGGCAGGGGAATAGATTGTAGGCATCCTGGGTATTGATCTTCCGGGACCACTTTGAGACAATAACTAGTTTCTCATGGCCAAAAGATCAGAGTACCTAATGAGCATTAAGACCTTTTGAGCGTAAAGAGATATTTTGAATGTTCGTTTAATACAACATACGTAAGTTGTTCCAAAGATCCCAGTGGCAGTTGTCTGATTACTAAAAAGGGGAGGTccttagaatatttttttttccaatgcaaTAAAGTTACATAGtgtctatttttctcttctacATCTCCTTTTGTGTGTGGTTTGTGCTGAAGATTGctcaaagtaaaatttttacaGACGAGAAAGATGCTTTGGGAGAAGATCTTAAGAATAACAAATGAATCAACTATTGTGCATTTTGGTGGTAATTCTCATCGGGAACTTCAATATACACAGGAagaattgtggaaaaaaaaatgctggaATATCATCAATGGCACGATAGTGTTTGTTACTTGATTTCTGTGTTGAGAAACACATTGCTTAGTCAGAAGTTTAGTTATTCCTTGTGCGATGATTCCAAGATCTTAAGAATAACAAATGAATCAACTATTGTGCATTTTGGTGGTAATTCTCATCGGGAACTTCAATATACACAGGAagaattgtggaaaaaaaaatgctggaATATCATCAATGGCACGATAGTGTTTGTTACTTGATTTCTGTGTTGAGAAACACATTGCTTAGTCAGAAGTTTAGTTATTCCTTGTGCAATGATGGAATCATCTAATTATGAACATTGGTTCTGATTGgtacattttcttatttatatgcAGCCTGCTACACTTGCAGCTAATGTGAAAACAGTTTTTACTTGCCTTGTGCAATGATGGAATCATCTAATTATGAACATTGGTTTCTGATTGgtacattttcttatttatatgcAGCCTGCTACACTTGCAGCTAATGTGAAAACAGTTTTTACTTGCCTGCTAGACCAAGTAAGGTCTTTGCCTCCTATCACCTTGCACATTTTGTATTCTCTTTTTCGTAGTACTTATATTGTTCTTGCGATCCAGGTCAGTCAGTACCTAACAGAAGGGCTTGATCGGGCTAGAGACAGCCTCACTGAAGCTGCAGCTTTGAGGGAAAAGTTTGTGCTGGGCACCAACATTAGTCGAAGggtggctgctgctgctgcttctgctgTAATTATCTGATCACAGGCCTTCCATTGGATTTTGTGTCCACTCGCTATGACTATGCACTTTGTTGCATCTCCTTGTGAATTTACTACTCCAATAAAAAAGAGAATGTATTTTATGTAGGCTGAAGCCGCTGCTGCCGCTGGTGAGAGTAGTTTCAGATCTTTCATGGTTGCCGTACAACGCAGTGGTAGTAGTGTGGCTATAGTCCAGCAAGTATGTCCAGATGCTCTTTTCTTTGTGTTGTTAAAATCAGCTGCATGAGAAAATAGCTGCTGATCGATATCTTGAACTGGTTCGAATTCTTTGCCAGTACTTCGCAAATTCAATATCACGGCTCGTACTACCAGTGGACGGTGCACATGGTGCTGCTTGTGAAGAAATGGCGACTGCTATGTCTGGTGCTGAATCTGCTGCTTACAAGGGTCTTCAACTGTGCATCGAGACAGTAATGGCTGAGGTGTGTGTCATTGACTGTTCTATCTGATGAATAGAATTTacataaaatgaaattttcatatcttaTGTGTAACTCCtccattaatgaaaaaattgtgAAGTAGGTTATCCTAGCTCTGCAGGTGGTTCTTGAAATCAGTAGgtgtttgtttataaaatttttgcCTTGTAATAAACCGTTCatattattttgaccaaaagaaaaaaaatacacccttcatattttatttttcttgctctCTTTTCCACATGTTCATCAAACCTAACCCCTCCAAAAATTTCTGGGTTATTCATCACCATCATGCAGGTTGAAAGATTGCTATCAGCTGAGCAAAAGACAACAGATTATAGGTCACCGGATGATGGCATAGCTCCTGATCATCGGCCAACGAATGCCTGCTCACGGTAGGTTCATTTTGATAAAGGTTAGTTCAACTTGTGAGAGTCAAAACTCATGTGAACCTCTGAGAACATTGTTATTGTGTTTGACACGAACCTTAGGAGCAAATAAAGCATGCAAAGCATGCTCATGTCCCATCCTTATTTATTTAGATGACATTCTGTTTCTCCTTCAATCTACTACACTTACAAGAAGAATctgaaatttttgttcttgtgAGTTTTTGCGGGCTCATCCTAACATTTCTCTTCTGTACTGACTAGGGTTGTGGCCTATCTTTCTCGTGTGCTTGAAGCTGCATTCACTGGATTAGAAAGTCAAAACAAGCAAGCATTTCTCACTGAACTGGTATCTGCTTTTGTTGGTTCTGAACTAAGCTAGTAGTGTGTCATTTTGTCTTTACATACTTACATACCTTCAAAAGGACTTCGCTTTTATTTCTGAATTTTCCTACATTGCTTAATTGATATCTTTATATTTGCTTTCAAAAAAGTTCAGAACTTTATTGCGAGCCATCCCCATAGGCTCTTCATTCTTGTACATATATGCCCATTTAGGTGTTTATACATAGATGTGGAATCACATAGCCACAAGTTTTGTGAATTGGTCACAAAATGAGCATCTGGACCTTGTTTGACATCAAGCAGTGCCTTTGATTTTTCAGGTTTTATTGAATTGTCAATGTGTTTGGATCTAACTTTCTGATGCTATGAATACAGGGAAATCGCTTGTACAAAGGGCTGCTTAATCACTGGCAAAAGTTCACCTTTAATCCCAGGTAAGTGGCACTCTGTTTGGATCACTTATTTTGAATATTGAATCTTGTCCTGATTCATGCTTTGATGTTTGGCAACATGATGATAGTTGTATACGCTTATCTTTTTTGTGGGGTGTGTTGGCCAGCACATGTGAATGTTGTATTGTCTTATTACTCGAACTGCTTAATTCCGTGTAGACATCTTTCCTCTTCGAAACATAACTTtttctcctgtctcctcttCTACAGTGGAGGTCTGCGGCTGAAGCGTGACATAACCGAATATGGAGAATTTGTCCGTAGTTTTAATGCTCCTTCCATTGACGAAAAATTTGAGACTTTGGGCATGTAAGTCAAAGGCCATTATTCTCCATGATTTGCTCTGACATCATTGTATTCTTAATAACACTACTTTATTACGCTTCCAGCATGGCAAACGTCTTTATTGTTGCTCCTGAGAGCCTCTCCACATTGTTTGAAGGAACTCCTAGCATCCGGAAAGATGCACAAAGGTATATAGAAGCTACTGGCAATACCAAGGAACAAGTAACAATTTAAGTGGATGTCATGGTATTCCTGAAAAGTTCAAAGTTATGCAGTTGTTTTTTATGGATAAATCGCTGTTGGACTGGTGGTCTAGATTCTAGAATACAGTCTCATGATGAGGTGTGCTCAATAGTTGAAAGAGTTACAATGGCAAACCCTTGAATCTGTTTTCTACAGCATGGTGTGGCTGAGAAGTAGATTTAACTCAATTGGTAGTCAAGTAACTTGGTTATGAAATGGTTAAGAAAAGAACTCGGTGATGAGTCTGTTTAGATcttacttctctctctctctctctctctgatttctTGAAATGCAAATCACTTTTGCATGAGAGATAACTTTAGTTTGCTTGTAAAAACAGGTTTATCCAGCTTAGAGAAGACTATAAGAGCGCAAAGCTAGCAGCCCGACTTAGCTCCCTATTGCCAAGCTCTAGTTGACAATTGGTCCCCTGTCAATACAGAGTTTACCACCCTTCATCTCTGGTGCTCAATCGGCTGTATCATACTTCCTCAGCTGGATTCTTCTGATAGCACCGATGCGGAAACTAATTTGGGGTAAAGCTGGTGCTAGACTCTTCGGACTTATGTCAGTATTATgtcagttttccttttcccttctacTTGATTGTAAATTTTGGAAACAGATgattttttcccccccttttcgTAGCTTCTACTTTATGAATTGCCAAtgcattatttatttattcttgaGGTGCCGCCAGTCAAGGCAGGAGTCAGTCTGGTCTGGATTGCTGTTGTATATGAAACTCTAGGATGAATGACAAGATATTTTTGAgtagttctttcttttttatggacGCAGAGTTATTAGACAGCCGATTCTGTTTTAAGATGTGAGTCTTTTTGCCCCATTTAACTTTAATGTGCTTCAGGATTCCAGAGTTTGGCTTAGTGTATctgcaatttttcaaagtaaAAGCAAGGAGAATGCTCTTCTACGTCCTTGTAAAGTAAAAGCTGGGGGTGAAATCGTAATGCTCTTTCGATAAATAGAGTGATGAGGATCGTAAACCCGTCAACTTGCACTGGTCACAGATTCGGTATTCCCAAGTGGGGGACCATTTCCTTGGTGTCTTGAGGTGATGTGTTATCATAGTTAGCTGGCGTAGGTGGACGTTACTGGAAACTTGATTTTCTTGTTGGAACCAAGTTCTTTTCGGACGATGGGATTTAACCCCATGAAGAATCGACCCCACCCCTGTTGGATTGGAGACAGTGTCGAGTTCCAAATCGACCCAGTAAAATTCTTGAGAGTTGCATAACGGACCCAATGAAAAAAGAGACAAGAGGAAGGTATGCCGTAGGGTATGCCTGTCGCCTAATGCTTTTGAGGAAGTGAAAACCCTTTTCTGGGCCATTCACTGAGGTTCTGTAGGTTAGGATGGGATTCAGTACTGCATGGGAGCGGACGCAGTGGACATTGACTTTGTCTGTGTTTTTGGCATGTGGCAAGAAGTTAGACGACAGTGATGAACTGTACAATTTGAGATTGCAGCCTTTGTGGGACACGAAGTCTCTTCTGCTCTATTTGTGTAGTAGTACTCGCCTTGTGTTTGAACATTCAACACCATGAAATAGCGTAGGCCAACTTTTGAAAATAATGTTCAGAACTTATCGGAGAAAACAAAAGCGttttatgcccttatttaatttttttttatttcaaataatagcttGAAGTGATTATGTCAATACTAaagaaagtgcaattttcgttcttttatttttttatttttattttttccctctttcctttgCTAGCCTCGCCGATGCCGGTGAGGGTGAGGGTGAGGGTGAGGGTGGCCCGTGCTTGCTAGATCAGCGAGGGAGCCCTTGCTTGAGGCTAGGGACTTCTACTAGCtcgttcttttatttttttattttattttttccctctttcctttgCTAGCCTCGCCGATGCCGGTGAGGGTGAGGGTGGCCCGTGCTTGCCAGATCGGGCAAGGGAGCCCTTGCTTGAGGCTAGGGACTTCTACTAGCCATTGATCGATGAGGCTCAACGATAGCCAaggagggaagagggaaaaaaagaaaataataaaaaaaggaaaagaagagaaaagtaaaaaaaaaaaaatcaaaacattaaaaaaataaactcataattctttttttggctaaaatcaAATGATGGCCAGCCaaaagtttttatttgagatgATGTGATTACTTCATGTctcatttaaaataagatttatttatattttcttatttgaaaaaaatgagtgCATTTCATGTTGTTACGTAGAATTTTCCAATTATTAAGCTTAGAGGATAATTACCTTAGACGCGGATGAAGTGACTGGAATCTTTAGGGAAGACGATTTTCAATTCCCAAAACCAATTCACGCCATTCCGGCGGGAAAAAGGAAGGGCGGGCGAACGAACGAAGAACCGCGAAATGGCGGGAACGATCCCCGGCGCGGAAATATTAATCCGAGAAAACCTAGAGAGTAGGAGCGCTTCGGCCTagttcctctctttctttcacgGCAAGCAAGCGATCCCTCACCCCATCTCCAGCTCTAGTTTGGCTCCGAGGCCACGCAGGcatggggaggaagaagaaggaggaggaatcTAGGGCTCCTCAGGACGACGCAGAGGAGATGAACGACGGGGATCGCGCGGAGTCTTCCGCGGCTGGGATGAGCTTGTACGAGGTGAGCTCGGAAACCCTCGTTCCTCTCTTTTACTTCGTTGCGCGTCTGCAGCGATGGGTTTCCCCTTGGTCATGGTTTTGGATGGACGTGTTATTTGGTACCATTGTTGAGTCCGATTTCGGTGTTCGATTTGTTCCTGTTCTCGAGTTCATCACTCTCGCATGGCGGGGAAGGACAATTAAGGGGCTGCCGCAATCTCCGACAGTCATATAAATTGCATCTGAGATTTTGACCTAAGGTTTTGCTAAATTTTTCATTAGGTTTAAGTTTCAGCGCTATTAACTGCCCACATGGTGTAAGCGGAGGTATTCTTTAGCTGGGAAGATGCAGtatttgtttttccattttagcTGCTGAGAGGATGCTGGAAACTTTATTCTAGAATTCCGATGTTGGAGATCCAGAGATATGTAGAGCTTAGAAAGGA is a genomic window containing:
- the LOC115734107 gene encoding exocyst complex component SEC10b-like isoform X1, with protein sequence MKESRDGPRNDRSAKSSSVSSLPLILDIEDFKGDFSFDALFGNLVNDLLPSFQDEETDFAEGHGNVIANDVLPNGTLRASADAAKSAQGLSTPLFPEVDALLTLFKDSCRELVDLRKQVDGRLYDLKKEVSVQDSKHRKTLAELEKGVDGLFDSFARLDSRISSVGQTAAKIGDHLQSADAQRETASQTIDLVKYLMEFNSSPGDLMELSPLFSDDSRVAEAASIAQKLRSFAEEDIGRQGIVVSSEVGNATPSRGLEVAVANLQDYCNELENRLLARFDAASQRRELSTMGECAKILSQFNRGTSAMQHYVATRPMFIDVEIMNADTRLVLGEHNSQVSPSNVARGLSSLYKEITDTVRKEAATIMAVFPSPNDVMSILVQRVLEQRVTALLDKILVKPSLVNLPPMEEGGLLLYLRMLAVAYEKTQELARDLRSVGCGDLDIEGLTESLFSSHKDEYPEHEQASLGQLYKTKMEEVRAESQQLSESTGTIGRSKGASVASSHQQISVTVVTEFVRWNEESISRCTLFSSQPATLAANVKTVFTCLLDQVSQYLTEGLDRARDSLTEAAALREKFVLGTNISRRVAAAAASAAEAAAAAGESSFRSFMVAVQRSGSSVAIVQQYFANSISRLVLPVDGAHGAACEEMATAMSGAESAAYKGLQLCIETVMAEVERLLSAEQKTTDYRSPDDGIAPDHRPTNACSRVVAYLSRVLEAAFTGLESQNKQAFLTELGNRLYKGLLNHWQKFTFNPSGGLRLKRDITEYGEFVRSFNAPSIDEKFETLGIMANVFIVAPESLSTLFEGTPSIRKDAQRFIQLREDYKSAKLAARLSSLLPSSS
- the LOC115734107 gene encoding exocyst complex component SEC10b-like isoform X2; amino-acid sequence: MKESRDGPRNVPLILDIEDFKGDFSFDALFGNLVNDLLPSFQDEETDFAEGHGNVIANDVLPNGTLRASADAAKSAQGLSTPLFPEVDALLTLFKDSCRELVDLRKQVDGRLYDLKKEVSVQDSKHRKTLAELEKGVDGLFDSFARLDSRISSVGQTAAKIGDHLQSADAQRETASQTIDLVKYLMEFNSSPGDLMELSPLFSDDSRVAEAASIAQKLRSFAEEDIGRQGIVVSSEVGNATPSRGLEVAVANLQDYCNELENRLLARFDAASQRRELSTMGECAKILSQFNRGTSAMQHYVATRPMFIDVEIMNADTRLVLGEHNSQVSPSNVARGLSSLYKEITDTVRKEAATIMAVFPSPNDVMSILVQRVLEQRVTALLDKILVKPSLVNLPPMEEGGLLLYLRMLAVAYEKTQELARDLRSVGCGDLDIEGLTESLFSSHKDEYPEHEQASLGQLYKTKMEEVRAESQQLSESTGTIGRSKGASVASSHQQISVTVVTEFVRWNEESISRCTLFSSQPATLAANVKTVFTCLLDQVSQYLTEGLDRARDSLTEAAALREKFVLGTNISRRVAAAAASAAEAAAAAGESSFRSFMVAVQRSGSSVAIVQQYFANSISRLVLPVDGAHGAACEEMATAMSGAESAAYKGLQLCIETVMAEVERLLSAEQKTTDYRSPDDGIAPDHRPTNACSRVVAYLSRVLEAAFTGLESQNKQAFLTELGNRLYKGLLNHWQKFTFNPSGGLRLKRDITEYGEFVRSFNAPSIDEKFETLGIMANVFIVAPESLSTLFEGTPSIRKDAQRFIQLREDYKSAKLAARLSSLLPSSS